A stretch of Methylogaea oryzae DNA encodes these proteins:
- a CDS encoding glycosyl hydrolase family 8, which yields MAKSKILLGLGLCLAMHSATADDSAPAKAWEHYKQHFISQDGRVIDIYQSRVSHSEGQGYGMLLAERFNDRRLFDTLWNWTRNNLQARRDGLLAWNWGQRPNGQWNVIDYNTASDGDLLVAFALARAGQRWQAPAYTDEARRLAKALRENVAAEQQGISYLLTGYYGYADEKGGLVLNPAYQIPSAYRAMGELDDKAFWEKVEQGGATLWQAACDNPSGLPADWLAVRKGKAGTDEGHPAHFGYEAIRVYLYADWLEPYQSPCGGEQLLERYRKDKRLAPWYGLDGKTASKDEASAGYYAIASRLAERLGRGEEAKKLRETADKQIAWDPDGYYAYSLYLLAVAPR from the coding sequence ATGGCAAAGTCAAAAATCCTGCTCGGCCTCGGCTTGTGTCTCGCCATGCATAGCGCAACCGCCGACGACTCCGCCCCGGCCAAGGCGTGGGAACACTATAAGCAGCACTTCATCAGCCAGGACGGGCGGGTGATCGACATATACCAAAGCCGCGTCAGCCACTCGGAAGGCCAAGGCTACGGCATGTTGCTGGCCGAACGTTTCAACGACCGCCGTCTGTTCGACACGCTGTGGAACTGGACGCGCAATAATCTCCAGGCACGCAGGGACGGCCTGCTGGCCTGGAACTGGGGACAGCGCCCCAACGGCCAGTGGAACGTCATCGACTACAACACCGCCAGCGACGGCGACCTCCTGGTGGCCTTCGCCCTGGCCCGCGCCGGCCAACGCTGGCAAGCCCCCGCCTACACCGACGAAGCGCGGCGGCTCGCCAAGGCGCTCCGGGAAAACGTCGCGGCGGAGCAACAAGGGATCAGCTATTTGCTGACCGGCTACTACGGCTACGCCGACGAAAAAGGCGGCCTGGTGCTCAATCCCGCCTACCAGATACCCAGCGCCTACCGCGCCATGGGCGAGCTGGACGACAAAGCCTTCTGGGAAAAAGTCGAACAAGGCGGCGCGACGTTATGGCAAGCGGCCTGCGACAACCCGTCCGGCCTGCCGGCCGACTGGCTGGCGGTGCGCAAGGGCAAGGCCGGCACCGACGAAGGCCACCCGGCGCACTTCGGCTACGAAGCCATACGGGTATACCTGTATGCCGATTGGCTGGAGCCCTATCAATCCCCGTGCGGCGGCGAACAATTGCTGGAACGCTACCGCAAGGACAAGCGCTTGGCCCCCTGGTACGGCCTGGACGGCAAAACCGCCTCCAAGGACGAAGCGTCCGCCGGCTATTACGCTATCGCCAGCCGCTTAGCCGAACGCCTCGGCCGCGGGGAAGAGGCGAAAAAGCTGCGGGAAACCGCCGACAAGCAAATAGCCTGGGATCCGGACGGCTATTATGCCTATAGCCTTTACCTGCTCGCCGTAGCGCCGCGCTGA
- a CDS encoding tetratricopeptide repeat protein has product MLAGRSTSPALIGACLALATAQAAEPPQASQIPQVPIVPVAVQAALLPTLEEARRALPGLAQVTSLPLLLVRKGKETAIQTEAIDDSRDIDQLLGQLKARGYNRALVTAAAEKSEILFQIGRNPGSDAAPAVSHTPVETAAPIRASEAEMFPPPKELSLTSADSVEKAWKALRHRDLERAAALFQAFAQQKGPHAREALWGLAVVHYRRGEYSEASNLLEQLIDKGYRLSEVRPLYADTLYRQEVRANQEKESDCRRVLDAWRLPASACGRAWLQNAVARVRQ; this is encoded by the coding sequence ATGCTCGCAGGCCGCAGCACATCGCCAGCGTTGATCGGTGCCTGCCTGGCGCTTGCGACGGCGCAGGCCGCCGAACCGCCGCAAGCCTCGCAAATACCGCAAGTGCCGATAGTGCCCGTCGCGGTGCAAGCCGCGCTGCTGCCCACGCTGGAGGAAGCCCGCCGCGCCTTGCCCGGCTTGGCGCAGGTCACTTCGTTACCCCTGCTACTGGTGCGCAAAGGCAAAGAGACCGCCATCCAAACGGAAGCCATCGACGATTCGCGCGACATCGACCAACTGCTGGGCCAGCTGAAGGCGCGCGGCTACAACCGCGCCCTCGTCACGGCCGCGGCCGAGAAATCGGAAATATTGTTCCAGATCGGCCGAAACCCGGGCAGCGACGCGGCCCCCGCCGTATCCCATACCCCGGTCGAAACCGCCGCCCCCATTCGCGCCTCGGAAGCCGAGATGTTCCCGCCGCCGAAGGAATTGTCCCTGACCAGCGCGGACAGCGTGGAAAAAGCCTGGAAAGCGCTCAGACACCGCGACTTGGAACGCGCCGCCGCCCTATTTCAAGCCTTCGCCCAACAAAAGGGACCCCACGCGCGCGAAGCGCTCTGGGGCTTGGCCGTGGTCCATTACCGGCGGGGCGAGTACAGCGAAGCGTCCAATTTGCTGGAACAGCTGATCGACAAAGGCTACCGGCTCAGCGAGGTTCGCCCGCTATACGCCGACACCCTGTATCGCCAGGAAGTCCGCGCCAATCAGGAAAAAGAAAGCGACTGTCGCCGAGTGCTCGACGCCTGGCGGCTACCCGCATCGGCGTGCGGCCGTGCATGGTTGCAAAACGCGGTGGCCCGAGTGAGGCAGTAG